A genomic stretch from Streptosporangium album includes:
- a CDS encoding LysR family transcriptional regulator, translated as MVVKKAAADLDLGTVRAFVAITEDRYFSEAAARLGISQQAISKRVAKLESDLGLRLFFRSRNGADLTEDGRAFLPHARALVGIADQALEVLRGRRCALRVDVLDTRLASIDLIRAFHQAIEDVDIDIITSDGFRSARAALARGSIDVAFGRVSGTLEEELRCVPAYLEPVHLLLGRHHPLAGRQQVEMGRLSGSTVWMPGNAAGSEWAEYYRFLGAAFDIQIDASGPNFGYEHFVQEIGSGERVGFVGERTRVPWHPGTVQVPLVDPTPMYPWSLLRHHQNQHPALGLLTHYVASNYRPFNPQHQWLPEPDRAAFTADPGLEQQPIGQWR; from the coding sequence TTGGTTGTTAAGAAGGCCGCAGCGGATCTGGATCTCGGCACGGTCCGCGCCTTCGTCGCTATCACTGAGGACCGATACTTCAGCGAGGCCGCAGCCCGGCTGGGGATCAGCCAGCAGGCCATCTCCAAACGGGTCGCAAAGCTGGAGTCCGACCTCGGCCTGAGGCTGTTCTTCCGCTCACGCAACGGGGCCGACCTCACCGAAGACGGCAGAGCGTTCCTCCCTCACGCGCGCGCTCTGGTCGGCATCGCCGACCAGGCGCTCGAGGTGCTGCGCGGCCGGCGCTGCGCACTCCGGGTCGACGTACTGGACACCAGGCTGGCATCCATCGATCTGATCCGCGCGTTCCACCAGGCCATCGAGGATGTGGACATCGACATCATCACCTCAGACGGATTCAGATCCGCTCGCGCCGCACTCGCCCGAGGATCCATCGACGTGGCCTTCGGCCGCGTCAGCGGCACGCTGGAGGAGGAGCTTCGATGCGTACCGGCCTACCTGGAACCGGTGCACCTGCTGCTCGGCCGCCACCACCCGCTCGCTGGCCGGCAGCAAGTGGAGATGGGACGACTGTCCGGATCCACCGTGTGGATGCCGGGCAACGCCGCAGGCAGTGAATGGGCCGAGTACTACCGTTTCCTCGGCGCCGCGTTCGACATCCAGATCGACGCCTCAGGACCCAACTTCGGCTACGAGCACTTCGTGCAGGAGATCGGCTCCGGTGAGCGAGTGGGTTTCGTAGGCGAGAGGACGCGGGTGCCCTGGCATCCGGGCACCGTCCAGGTCCCGCTCGTCGACCCCACACCGATGTATCCATGGTCGTTGCTTCGCCACCACCAGAACCAACACCCAGCGTTGGGCCTGCTCACCCACTACGTAGCGAGCAACTACCGGCCGTTCAACCCTCAACACCAGTGGCTCCCGGAGCCCGACCGCGCCGCCTTCACCGCGGATCCGGGCCTTGAGCAGCAACCAATCGGCCAGTGGCGTTAG
- the dnaE gene encoding DNA polymerase III subunit alpha — MVGSFAHLHVHTEYSMLDGAAKVGLLMDEVSRQGMPAVAMSDHGNVHGAYEFYRTARKAGIKPIIGIESYVAPASRHHRQPVYYSDNLALRRSNDDTGEGGDVSGRGLYTHMTMWAADAQGLRNLFRLQSRAWLEGHVQKYPRMDDELFAEHGQGIIATTGCPSGEVQTRLRLGQYDQAIEAAARYRDIFGKDNYFLELMDHGLAIERRVRDELMKLGKELGLPPLATNDSHYVTESQAQAHDALLCVGTGKRLADADRFRFSGSGYYIKSAAEMRALWDAEVPGACDNTLLIAERVGDYGEVFAHRDLTPRFPVPEGESESSWLRKETLDGACRRYGGHPPQGVLDRIDYELSVIDAMGFPGYFLVVADICRYARQNGIGLGPGRGSATGSIVAYCTGITQLDPIEHKLIFERFLNPERVTMPDVDLDFDDRRRDEMIDYVTRTYGEDRVCQIVTFGTIKAKAAIKDSCRVLGLPYALGDRITKAFPAAVGGKEIPLAAIHDTRHPRHGEAAELRTMYEQDPDVKRVVDTAAGIEGLTRGTGIHAAGVILSSEPLIDVIPLVRPKAGGPVVTGFPFTQAEDMGLLKMDFLGLRNLTVIGDAIANVRVNKDVDIDILDVPFDDARTYELLARGDTLGVFQLDGGGMRTLLKLMRPTEFTDIAAVSALYRPGPMEMNAHTNYALRKTGKQRVEPIHPELEEALEPILGDTYHLVVFQEQVMAIAQQLAGYSLGAADMLRRAMGKKKKEVLDAEWDRFSAGMRGRGFSDEAIKAVWDVLVPFSGYGFNKSHTAGYGLVSYWTAYLKANHPCEYLAALLTSVGDDKDRMAVYLSDCRRLGIKVLPPDVNASQLDFAAIGSDIRFGLGAVRNVGANVVDAIVTTRDAKGRYTDFNDFLTKVPSVVCNKRVIESLAKAGAFDSLGHHRASLVAVHEQAVDAVIDVKRNEAHGQDSLFGEPDQTGAFSVAISEGEWDKATLLAFEREMLGLYVSSHPLDGAERVLNANRDTTIADLLASGRQDGATRVSGIISGLQRKVTKQGSPWAIVTLEDHDAAVECLIFPKTYILYGEALAEDRVICVRGRINIRDETTSIYGEEITLLNVSEANTESPVVISIQEIQLNLRLVQELKHILTTHPGQAPVHVRLHRRGDKSVLLNLEPFRVTAEPAFYGDIKALLGANSIGGA, encoded by the coding sequence CTGGTGGGATCCTTCGCGCACCTGCACGTGCACACCGAGTACAGCATGCTCGACGGCGCCGCCAAGGTCGGACTGCTGATGGATGAGGTGTCCCGGCAGGGAATGCCGGCCGTGGCGATGAGCGATCACGGCAACGTGCACGGGGCGTACGAGTTCTACCGGACGGCACGCAAGGCGGGTATCAAGCCGATCATCGGGATCGAGAGCTATGTCGCCCCCGCCTCCCGGCACCACCGGCAGCCGGTGTACTACAGCGACAACCTGGCGCTGCGCCGTTCCAACGACGACACCGGAGAGGGCGGAGACGTCTCCGGGCGCGGCCTGTACACGCACATGACGATGTGGGCGGCCGACGCCCAGGGCCTGCGGAACCTGTTCCGGCTCCAGTCCCGGGCATGGCTGGAAGGACATGTCCAGAAATATCCACGCATGGACGATGAACTGTTCGCCGAGCACGGCCAGGGCATCATCGCCACGACCGGCTGCCCGTCCGGAGAGGTGCAGACCAGGCTACGGCTCGGCCAGTACGACCAGGCCATCGAGGCCGCCGCCCGATATCGCGACATCTTCGGTAAGGACAACTACTTCCTGGAGTTGATGGATCACGGCCTCGCGATCGAACGCCGGGTCCGCGACGAGCTCATGAAGCTCGGCAAGGAACTCGGTCTGCCACCCCTGGCCACCAATGACTCCCACTACGTCACCGAGAGCCAGGCCCAGGCGCACGACGCGCTGCTGTGCGTCGGTACCGGCAAGCGGCTGGCCGACGCCGACCGCTTCCGGTTCAGCGGCAGCGGCTACTACATCAAGTCCGCGGCGGAGATGCGCGCGCTGTGGGACGCCGAGGTGCCGGGCGCCTGCGACAACACGCTGCTGATCGCCGAGCGGGTCGGCGACTACGGCGAGGTGTTCGCCCACCGGGACCTGACGCCGCGCTTCCCCGTCCCCGAGGGCGAGAGCGAGTCCAGTTGGCTGCGCAAGGAGACCCTCGACGGCGCGTGCCGCCGCTACGGCGGCCACCCGCCGCAGGGGGTGCTGGACCGCATCGACTACGAGTTGTCAGTCATCGACGCCATGGGCTTTCCCGGCTACTTCCTGGTGGTCGCCGACATCTGCCGCTACGCCCGGCAGAACGGCATCGGCCTGGGCCCCGGCCGCGGCTCGGCCACCGGCTCGATCGTCGCCTACTGCACGGGTATCACCCAGCTCGACCCGATCGAGCACAAGCTCATCTTCGAACGCTTCCTCAATCCCGAGCGCGTCACCATGCCGGACGTCGATCTCGACTTCGACGACCGGCGGCGCGACGAGATGATCGACTACGTCACCCGTACATACGGCGAGGACCGGGTCTGCCAGATCGTCACGTTCGGCACCATCAAGGCCAAGGCCGCTATCAAAGACTCCTGCCGCGTGCTGGGCCTGCCATACGCCCTGGGCGACCGCATCACCAAGGCATTCCCGGCGGCGGTCGGCGGCAAGGAGATCCCGCTGGCCGCTATCCACGACACCCGGCACCCTCGCCATGGCGAGGCGGCCGAGCTGCGCACCATGTATGAGCAGGACCCCGACGTGAAACGGGTGGTCGACACCGCGGCCGGTATCGAGGGGCTCACCCGGGGCACCGGCATCCACGCCGCCGGCGTGATCCTCTCCAGCGAGCCCCTGATCGACGTGATCCCGCTGGTCAGGCCCAAGGCCGGCGGCCCGGTCGTGACCGGTTTCCCGTTCACCCAGGCCGAGGACATGGGCCTGCTGAAGATGGACTTCCTCGGCCTGCGCAACCTCACCGTCATCGGGGACGCGATCGCGAACGTCCGCGTCAACAAGGACGTCGACATCGACATCCTCGACGTCCCGTTCGACGACGCCAGGACGTACGAACTGCTGGCGCGCGGCGACACGCTCGGGGTCTTCCAGCTGGACGGCGGCGGCATGCGGACCTTGCTGAAACTGATGCGGCCCACGGAGTTCACCGACATCGCCGCCGTGTCCGCGCTGTATCGGCCCGGCCCGATGGAGATGAACGCCCACACCAACTACGCGCTGCGCAAGACCGGCAAACAGCGGGTCGAGCCGATCCACCCCGAGTTGGAGGAGGCGCTGGAGCCCATCCTGGGCGACACCTACCACCTGGTCGTTTTCCAGGAGCAGGTCATGGCCATCGCCCAGCAACTGGCCGGGTACTCCCTCGGCGCCGCCGACATGCTGCGCCGGGCCATGGGCAAGAAGAAGAAAGAGGTCCTGGACGCCGAATGGGACAGATTCTCCGCGGGAATGCGCGGCCGCGGCTTCTCCGATGAGGCGATCAAAGCGGTCTGGGACGTCCTGGTGCCCTTCAGCGGCTACGGCTTCAACAAGTCGCACACCGCCGGGTACGGCCTGGTCTCGTACTGGACCGCCTACCTCAAGGCCAACCACCCCTGCGAGTACCTGGCCGCGCTGCTCACCTCCGTAGGCGACGACAAGGACAGGATGGCCGTCTACCTGTCCGACTGTCGGCGGCTGGGCATCAAGGTGCTGCCCCCCGACGTCAACGCCAGCCAGCTGGACTTCGCCGCGATCGGCTCCGACATCCGCTTCGGCCTGGGCGCCGTACGCAACGTCGGGGCCAACGTCGTGGACGCGATCGTCACCACGCGGGACGCCAAAGGCCGCTACACCGATTTCAATGACTTCCTCACCAAGGTCCCGTCCGTCGTCTGCAACAAGCGCGTCATCGAGTCACTGGCCAAGGCCGGCGCGTTCGACAGCCTCGGGCATCACCGCGCGTCCCTGGTCGCCGTCCACGAGCAGGCCGTCGACGCGGTCATCGACGTCAAGCGCAATGAGGCCCACGGTCAGGACTCGCTGTTCGGCGAGCCGGATCAGACCGGCGCCTTCTCGGTCGCGATCTCGGAGGGGGAGTGGGACAAGGCCACCCTGCTCGCCTTCGAACGCGAGATGCTCGGCCTGTACGTCTCCAGCCACCCGCTCGACGGCGCCGAACGCGTCCTGAACGCCAACCGCGACACCACAATCGCCGACCTGCTGGCCTCCGGGCGCCAGGACGGTGCAACCCGGGTGAGTGGCATCATCTCCGGTCTGCAACGCAAGGTCACCAAGCAGGGCAGCCCGTGGGCGATCGTCACCCTCGAAGACCACGACGCCGCGGTGGAGTGCCTGATCTTCCCTAAGACCTACATCCTGTACGGCGAAGCGCTGGCCGAGGACCGCGTGATCTGCGTGCGTGGACGGATCAACATACGCGATGAGACGACCAGCATCTACGGCGAGGAGATCACCCTCCTCAACGTCTCCGAGGCGAACACCGAGTCGCCCGTGGTGATCTCGATCCAGGAAATCCAGTTGAACCTGCGACTCGTCCAGGAGCTGAAACACATCCTGACCACCCATCCGGGCCAGGCGCCCGTACACGTGCGCTTGCACCGCCGCGGCGACAAGAGCGTGCTGTTGAACCTCGAACCCTTCCGTGTCACTGCGGAGCCGGCGTTCTACGGCGACATCAAGGCACTGCTGGGAG